TGGATTATCAGGGAACCGGCATGTCGATTCTGGAAATGAGTCACCGCTCCAAACCCTTCGCCGCGATCGTTGAGGAAGCGGAAGCCAGTATGAAAGAACTGCTGGGAGTAGGAGATGATTACCGGGTACTGTTTCTCCAAGGAGGCGCCAGCACCCAATTTGCCATGGTGCCGCTGAATTTCCTTGCTCCCGGCCGCACCGCCGATTATATTCTCACCGGCTCCTGGTCGGAAAAAGCGCAGAAAGAAGCAAAACTGATTGGTGAAACTCATGTAGCGGCCAGTACAGCCGATGGCAGCTACAAACGCATCCCAAAAATTGAGGAAGTGCAGCTAAGCTCCGATCCTGCCTATATTCACATGACTTCCAACAATACCATCTTCGGCACCCAATGGGCTGCTCTGCCCTCTTTCGGCGACGTACCGCTGATTGCCGATATGTCCTCCGACATGCTCAGCCGTCCTTTCGATGTCTCTAAATTTGCTCTCATTTATGCCGGGGCTCAAAAAAATATCGGACCCGCCGGAGTAACGGTGGTCATTATTCGCCGGGATATGCTGGGAAAAACCCCGGCCGGCACTCCCACTATGCTGCGGTATGATACCCACGCCAACAGCAATTCCTTATACAATACCCCCCCCTGCTTTTCTCTCTATATCGTCAGCCGGGTACTGCGCTGGCTGAAAACCCAGGGAGGCCTGTCCGTCATCCAGCGCCGGAACAAGGCAAAGGCTGCTTTAATCTATGACACCATCGATCAGAGCAGCGGTTTCTACAAGGGCCATGCCGACAAAGACAGCCGTTCCCTGATGAACGTGACCTTCCGTCTGCCGTCAGAGGAGCTGGAAAAAACCTTTGTCGCCGACTCTACCCAGGCAGGTCTCATTGGTTTGAAAGGCCATCGCTGGGTCGGCGGTCTTCGTGCCTCTCTCTATAACGCCATGTCCCTGGAAGGCTGCCAATCTCTGAAACAGTTCATGCTGGAGTTTCAGCGGCGAAACGGTTAAAGAGGGAAGTGCCTGGCGCATAGTCGATAGATCATAGCACTGGAATTGTCATTGCGAGCCGCAGCGAAGCAATCTTCCTGTTGCGAGTTCCTCTTCCCGCTTTGAGATCGCCACGGCTAACACCCCGCGACGCCATTTCTACGATGCAAACTTATGAGCACTTTGTCAAGAACGGCGTTTCTTTCTGACATAATTACCCATTGCTTAAAAAAGATCTCTGTTTGTCCGGTAAGGACAGACAGAGATCTTTCTTTTCTTCAGCGCTTAATCGCACACCGCAATCAATTCAATTTCCACCATGGCATCTTTGGGCAGTTTCGCCACCTGAACGCAGGCCCGGGCCGGACAATCCCGGGTAAAATAGTTGGCATAAACTCCGTTCATTGCGACAAAATCCTTCATATCTTTTAAAAACACCGTTGTTTTGACTACCGCCTCAAAAGAACTTCCGGCAGCCAATAGAATTGCTTTCAGATTTTCCAGCGACTGGCGGGTCTGGGCCTCAATGCCGCCGGGAGCAAACTCTCCTGTCGCCGGGCTAACCGGCAGCTGACCGGAAACAAACAAAAATCCCTTGGCCTTAATGGCCTGAGAATAAGGTCCAATCGCCTGCGGCGCCTGTTCACTATATACAACTTCTTTCATCTAATAACCCCTCTCTTTCTCTCTCCTGCATTCTACCTATCCGCACCCTGTGCTAAGGCATTAGCCAACAAGAATTCCAGCTAAATTCATTAATAATATAATACACTTTCCTTCCATATTTATCAAAGGATAATATTTCGATAAATGGACAATTGCGAATTTAACTACTTATCACAAACTGCGATTACTTCGATTTTCCTCTTGATCTAGAAAAAAGACAAAGCTATTTTATTTATAAGTTATTTACAGTTTATTTACTGCCGCTTCTATTCTATTGAGCGCTTCTACCAATCTGGAACGCGGACAAGCAATGTTCATTCTCATGAAGCCTGCACCGCCAGGTCCAAAAGTAGAACCTTCATTCATAGCAACTTTAGCTTGCTCTAAAAAGAATTTTTGCAATTCTTTCGGTTCCATATTCAGTTCTTTGCAGTTAAGCCAAATAAGATAAGTAGCCTGAGGATTACCTATTCTAATTTGGGGAATTCTCTCTGAAACGAATTTTTTAAGGTATTCAAGATTGCCCTCAAGATATTCCAACTCTTGATCCGCATAGTACTCACATTCGTTGTAGGCAACTTCGATCGGCAGCGTACCGAATATCGTTCTGCCATAGGCTTTGAGATTTTCAAGTGGAGCATAGAAGAGATCGTGGTTGTGACGGTTAGGAATGACTACAGCCCCTGTTCTTACACCAGCAATGTTAAATGTCTTACTTGGGTTAACACAAACCACACAGTTATCAGCAGCTTCTGGGGAAAGGCTGCCAAAGGGAATGTGCTTACTCCCTTTATAAACAATATCAGAATGAATTTCGTCTGAAACTACAAATACGTTATGTTTTAAGCAAAGCCTAGACATTCTAGTCAATTCTTCTCTTGTGAAACATTTGCCTGTAGGATTATGGGGGCTGCATAGCAAAAACATTGTGGTTCGCTTTTTGCTAAGTAATTCCTCCAAATTTTTAAAGTCAATTTCATAACTACCATCTTCTTTGAGAATGAGCTTGTTTCCAAGAACATGTCTGCCGTTGTTAGGAATAATATCAGGGAAGGGATGATAAGCAGGCATCTGAATGACAATGTTGTCGCCCGGGTTGGTGAAGGCGTGCATTGCATATACGATTGCAGGTATAACTGCAGGTGTATATTCCACCCAATCAATGTCAATATTCCAGCCAAATCTTTTTTTCTGCCAATTAACAATTGACTGTTCGAAATTCTTAACATTTATAGGATAGCCGTAAATACCATGTTGCGCTCTTTTAACCATAGCATCAATAACCGGTTGCGGACATTTGAAGTCTGTATCAGCAATCCACATCGGTATTACATCATCAGCGTAAGTATCCCATTTCTTACATTCGGTACCTCTGCGATCAACT
The sequence above is a segment of the Veillonellales bacterium genome. Coding sequences within it:
- the serC gene encoding 3-phosphoserine/phosphohydroxythreonine transaminase; the protein is MTKRVYNFNAGPAVLPWEVLQEVQAELLDYQGTGMSILEMSHRSKPFAAIVEEAEASMKELLGVGDDYRVLFLQGGASTQFAMVPLNFLAPGRTADYILTGSWSEKAQKEAKLIGETHVAASTADGSYKRIPKIEEVQLSSDPAYIHMTSNNTIFGTQWAALPSFGDVPLIADMSSDMLSRPFDVSKFALIYAGAQKNIGPAGVTVVIIRRDMLGKTPAGTPTMLRYDTHANSNSLYNTPPCFSLYIVSRVLRWLKTQGGLSVIQRRNKAKAALIYDTIDQSSGFYKGHADKDSRSLMNVTFRLPSEELEKTFVADSTQAGLIGLKGHRWVGGLRASLYNAMSLEGCQSLKQFMLEFQRRNG
- a CDS encoding MalY/PatB family protein → MMKHNFDEVVDRRGTECKKWDTYADDVIPMWIADTDFKCPQPVIDAMVKRAQHGIYGYPINVKNFEQSIVNWQKKRFGWNIDIDWVEYTPAVIPAIVYAMHAFTNPGDNIVIQMPAYHPFPDIIPNNGRHVLGNKLILKEDGSYEIDFKNLEELLSKKRTTMFLLCSPHNPTGKCFTREELTRMSRLCLKHNVFVVSDEIHSDIVYKGSKHIPFGSLSPEAADNCVVCVNPSKTFNIAGVRTGAVVIPNRHNHDLFYAPLENLKAYGRTIFGTLPIEVAYNECEYYADQELEYLEGNLEYLKKFVSERIPQIRIGNPQATYLIWLNCKELNMEPKELQKFFLEQAKVAMNEGSTFGPGGAGFMRMNIACPRSRLVEALNRIEAAVNKL
- a CDS encoding RidA family protein; the encoded protein is MKEVVYSEQAPQAIGPYSQAIKAKGFLFVSGQLPVSPATGEFAPGGIEAQTRQSLENLKAILLAAGSSFEAVVKTTVFLKDMKDFVAMNGVYANYFTRDCPARACVQVAKLPKDAMVEIELIAVCD